A DNA window from Planctomycetota bacterium contains the following coding sequences:
- a CDS encoding Gfo/Idh/MocA family oxidoreductase, producing the protein MRDGLTRRGFLGGAAAAAIAGAAGPLIFTSKTRGALWSAGGRAGAQVGLGFIGVGLMNRIHLQSFVKNPRVRVVGVCEVDTTRREHAKGLVDKAYSNSDCVATDDYRTLLARRDIDAVVIATPDHWHAIHAIDACAAGKDVYCEKPLCLTLRECKAMIDAVRTHGRVFQTGSQQRTEYDGKFRTACEYVRSGRLGRILSVNVGVGTSSRWCDLPAETPPEGLDWDRWLGPAPVRAYNAILSPRGIHDHFPRWRWFREYSGGIMTDWGAHHFDIAAWGLDMDVSGPLAVKPPARQGDEYGAELIYPGGVRVIHGGPSGVTFVGEQGVIFVTRERLESIPGDILKKPLEDGDVHLPRAKGHHENWLDCIASRQRPICDVEVGARSIAAAHLLNTAYWYGESSEWCPVGWRFLSERQNAWLDYERRKGFELPRA; encoded by the coding sequence ATGCGCGACGGGCTCACTCGGCGTGGATTTCTGGGCGGAGCGGCGGCGGCGGCGATCGCGGGGGCGGCCGGGCCGCTGATCTTCACGAGCAAGACGCGCGGCGCCCTGTGGAGCGCGGGCGGGCGGGCGGGCGCGCAGGTCGGGCTGGGGTTCATCGGCGTGGGGCTGATGAACCGGATCCACCTGCAGAGCTTCGTCAAGAACCCGCGGGTGCGCGTCGTGGGCGTGTGCGAGGTGGACACGACGCGGCGCGAGCACGCGAAGGGATTGGTGGACAAGGCGTACTCGAACAGCGACTGCGTCGCGACCGACGACTACCGCACGCTGCTGGCACGCCGCGACATCGACGCGGTGGTGATCGCGACGCCCGACCACTGGCACGCGATCCACGCGATCGACGCGTGCGCGGCGGGCAAGGACGTGTACTGCGAGAAGCCGCTGTGCCTGACGCTGCGCGAGTGCAAGGCGATGATCGACGCCGTACGCACGCACGGACGCGTCTTCCAGACCGGCTCGCAGCAGCGGACGGAGTACGACGGGAAGTTCCGCACGGCGTGCGAGTACGTGCGCAGCGGGCGGCTGGGGCGCATCCTGTCGGTCAACGTGGGGGTGGGGACGTCGAGCCGCTGGTGCGACCTGCCGGCCGAGACGCCGCCCGAGGGGCTCGACTGGGACCGGTGGCTGGGCCCGGCCCCGGTGCGGGCGTACAACGCGATCCTCTCGCCCCGGGGCATCCACGACCACTTCCCGCGCTGGCGCTGGTTCCGCGAGTACAGCGGGGGCATCATGACGGACTGGGGCGCGCACCACTTCGACATCGCGGCGTGGGGGCTCGACATGGACGTGTCCGGCCCGCTCGCGGTGAAGCCTCCCGCGCGCCAGGGCGACGAGTACGGCGCGGAACTGATCTACCCCGGCGGGGTGCGGGTCATCCACGGCGGGCCGAGCGGGGTGACGTTCGTGGGCGAGCAGGGCGTGATCTTCGTGACGCGCGAGCGGCTGGAGAGCATCCCGGGCGACATCCTGAAGAAGCCGCTGGAAGACGGGGACGTGCACCTGCCGCGCGCAAAGGGCCACCACGAGAACTGGCTGGACTGCATCGCGAGCCGCCAGCGCCCGATCTGCGATGTCGAGGTGGGTGCGCGCAGCATCGCGGCGGCGCACCTGCTGAACACGGCGTACTGGTACGGCGAATCGTCGGAGTGGTGCCCGGTCGGGTGGCGGTTCCTGTCGGAGCGTCAGAACGCCTGGCTCGACTATGAACGCCGCAAGGGGTTTGAGCTGCCCCGGGCGTAG
- a CDS encoding PilT/PilU family type 4a pilus ATPase: MEAGPLSIQRLLGAMKKLNASDLHIKVGVPPTYRINGALRAVAGEPLTEDEADHLLDPIVPEALKARFEQAGSLDFASHLKDGDRFRINMFRAGGHTHAAIRRVKAEIPSYADLHVPASYSDLIEKTMEGLIVVVGVTGSGKSSTLAAMIEHINQTRADNIITVEDPVEYRFTPKRSIISQREIGIDVPDFASALKYIVREDPDVVFIGELRDHATVLSAVQAAETGHLVFSTMHTADTMQAFSRILEFFPSHEHGFLRHALSNTLRGVLAQRLLPATPETGFGVVPACEVLLGTSVVREKIREGDDAALPMIVGKNEEGMQTFTHALADLVNKDWVTLQTAMEFAPNRDALSSILKGVEVKSQGLVSRIKSAGNRS; this comes from the coding sequence ATGGAAGCCGGCCCGCTCTCGATCCAGCGTCTGCTGGGCGCGATGAAGAAACTGAACGCGTCGGACCTGCACATCAAGGTCGGCGTGCCGCCGACGTACCGGATCAACGGCGCGCTGCGTGCGGTGGCGGGCGAGCCGCTGACGGAGGACGAGGCGGACCACCTGCTGGACCCGATCGTGCCCGAGGCGCTCAAGGCGCGGTTCGAGCAGGCGGGGAGCCTGGACTTCGCGAGCCACCTGAAGGACGGGGACCGCTTCCGCATCAACATGTTCCGCGCGGGCGGGCACACGCACGCCGCGATCCGGCGCGTGAAGGCGGAGATCCCCAGCTACGCGGACCTGCACGTTCCGGCGTCGTACAGCGACCTCATCGAGAAGACGATGGAGGGGCTGATCGTCGTGGTGGGCGTGACGGGGAGCGGGAAGAGCAGCACGCTCGCCGCGATGATCGAGCACATCAACCAGACGCGGGCGGACAACATCATCACGGTCGAGGACCCGGTCGAGTACCGCTTCACGCCCAAGCGGTCGATCATCAGCCAGCGCGAGATCGGGATCGACGTGCCGGACTTCGCGTCCGCGCTCAAGTACATCGTGCGCGAGGACCCGGACGTGGTCTTCATCGGCGAACTGCGCGACCACGCGACGGTGCTGAGCGCGGTGCAGGCGGCGGAGACCGGGCACCTGGTCTTCAGCACGATGCACACGGCGGACACGATGCAGGCCTTCAGCCGCATCCTCGAGTTCTTCCCCAGCCACGAGCACGGGTTCCTGCGCCACGCGCTCTCGAACACGCTGCGGGGCGTGCTGGCGCAGCGCCTGCTGCCCGCGACGCCCGAGACCGGGTTCGGCGTCGTGCCCGCGTGCGAGGTGCTGCTGGGGACGTCGGTGGTGCGCGAGAAGATCCGCGAGGGCGACGACGCGGCCCTGCCGATGATCGTGGGCAAGAACGAGGAGGGCATGCAGACCTTCACGCACGCGCTCGCGGACCTGGTGAACAAGGACTGGGTCACGCTGCAGACGGCGATGGAGTTCGCGCCCAACCGCGACGCGCTGTCCAGCATCCTCAAGGGCGTCGAGGTCAAGAGCCAGGGGCTGGTGAGCCGCATCAAGTCGGCGGGGAACCGGAGCTAG